A stretch of the Gossypium hirsutum isolate 1008001.06 chromosome D07, Gossypium_hirsutum_v2.1, whole genome shotgun sequence genome encodes the following:
- the LOC107953948 gene encoding transmembrane 9 superfamily member 4, producing the protein MDRIRAFLVAVAVVAICGVPQVRSTASDHRYKAGDEVPLYANKVGPYHNPSETYRYFDFPFCSSAPVKEKKEALGEVLNGDRLVSAPYKLEFLTEKEAEIACKRKLTKEEVVKFRKAVSKDYYFQMYYDDLPIWGFLGKVEKEGKTDPADYKYYLFKHLVFEIHYNKDRVIEITVRSDPNALVDLTEDVPVDVDFMYTVKWKETNTPFEKRMDKYSLSSSLPHHLEIHWFSIINSCVIVLLLTGFLATILMRVLKNDFIKYAHDEESADDQEESGWKYIHGDVFRYPKHKSLFAAALGSGTQLFTLTSFIFILALVGVFYPYNRGALFTALVVIYALTSGIAGYTAASFYCQLEGTNWVRNLLLTGSLFCGPLFVTFCFLNTVAIAYKATAALPFGTIVVIFLIWALVTSPLLVLGGIAGKNSKAEFQAPCRTTKYPREIPPLPWYRKTIPQMAMAGFLPFSAIYIELYYIFASVWGHRIYTIYSILFIVFIILLIVTAFITVALTYFQLAAEDHEWWWRSFLCGGSTGLFIYTYCLYYYNARSDMSGFMQTSFFFGYMACICYGFFLMLGAIGFRASLLFVRHIYRSIKCE; encoded by the exons ATGGATAGAATAAGGGCGTTTTTGGTAGCCGTGGCGGTTGTCGCCATATGCGGCGTACCTCAGGTCAGATCCACCGCTTCCGATCATCGTTACAAAGCTGGTGATGAAGTTCCTCTTTATGCTAATAAAGTAGGTCCTTATCACAATCCCAG TGAGACCTATCGTTACTTCGATTTTCCGTTCTGTTCCTCAG CTCCCGTGAAGGAGAAGAAGGAAGCTTTGGGTGAAGTATTGAATGGAGATCGACTAGTGAGTGCGCCTTATAAACTTGAGTTTTTGACGGAGAAAGAGGCTGAAATTGCTTGTAAAAGGAAGCTTACGAAGGAAGAAGTGGTCAAGTTCAGAAAAGCTGTCTCGAAAGACTATTACTTCCAGATGTACTACGATGACCTTCCCATTTGGGGTTTCTTGGGGAAAGTTGAAAAGGAAGGGAAGACCGATCCAGCTGATTACAAATATTACCTCTTTAAGCATCTCGTTTTTGAGATCCATTATAACAAGGATCGTGTCATTGAGATCACTGTTCGATCTGATCCCAACGCCCTTGTGGATCTCACTGAAGATGTACCAGTTGATGTGGATTTTATGTACACTGTTAAATGGAAGGAAACCAACACTCCTTTTGAGAAACGGATGGACAAGTACTCGCTATCTTCTTCCTTGCCACACCATTTGGAAATCCACTGGTTCTCAATCATCAACTCATGTGTCATCGTTTTGTTATTGACTGGTTTCCTGGCCACCATTCTTATGCGAGTCCTGAAGAATGATTTCATCAA GTATGCACATGATGAGGAATCGGCAGATGACCAGGAGGAGTCTGGGTGGAAGTATATTCATGGTGATGTGTTCAGATACCCCAAGCACAAGTCCTTGTTTGCCGCCGCCCTTGGTTCTGGCACCCAACTCTTCACTCT TACAAGTTTCATTTTTATCCTTGCTCTAGTTGGGGTCTTTTATCCATATAACCGAGGAGCTCTTTTCACTGCTCTGGTCGTCATTTATGCCCTTACATCTGGCATTGCTGGGTACACTGCAGCTTCTTTCTATTGCCAGCTAGAAGGAACAAATTGG GTGAGAAACTTATTACTAACCGGAAGCTTGTTTTGCGGACCTCTTTTTGTCACATTTTGCTTTCTTAATACTGTCGCAATTGCTTATAAAGCCACAGCAGCATTGCCATTTGGAACCATTGTGGTGATTTTTCTCATATGGGCTCTAGTCACTTCACCTTTATTAGTATTAGGAGGTATTGCTGGGAAGAATAGTAAGGCGGAGTTTCAAGCCCCTTGTCGCACCACAAAATATCCTAGAGAGATCCCACCATTGCCTTGGTACCGGAAAACTATTCCTCAGATGGCAATGGCAGGTTTCTTGCCATTCAGTGCTATCTATATTGAACTTTACTACATATTTGCCAGCGTGTGGGGACATAGGATCTACACCATATACAGCATCCTGTTTATTGTCTTTATCATTCTCTTGATTGTCACTGCTTTTATCACTGTGGCTTTGACTTATTTTCAACTTGCTGCTGAAGACCATGAGTGGTGGTGGAG GTCCTTCCTTTGTGGTGGGTCTACCGGGCTGTTCATATACACCTACTGTTTGTATTATTACAATGCACGGTCAGACATGTCAGGCTTCATGCAAACTTCGTTCTTCTTTGGGTACATGGCCTGCATTTGCTATGGCTTCTTCCTCATGCTTGGGGCTATTGGCTTCCGTGCATCTCTGCTCTTTGTTCGACACATTTACCGTTCAATCAAGTGTGAGTAG